In Rosa chinensis cultivar Old Blush chromosome 1, RchiOBHm-V2, whole genome shotgun sequence, a genomic segment contains:
- the LOC112182844 gene encoding protein ECERIFERUM 26-like, with the protein MDLAMKLHYIKGIYFFKSDAVKGLTVNDLKKPMFQLLQLYFAVSRRIRRSRTSRPFLVCNDGGVRTVEACCDEAIDEWLAMAVEDDSVFDGLAYNQALGDPDLGFSPLVFVQK; encoded by the exons ATGGACTTGGCTATGAAGCTTCACTACATCAAAGGGATCTACTTTTTCAAAAGTGATGCAGTTAAGGGGCTTACGGTGAATGACTTAAAGAAGCCTATGTTCCAACTGCTCCAACTATACTTCGCCGTCTCTAGGAGAATCCGGAGATCCAGAACAAGCCGGCCTTTCCTCGTGTGTAACGACGGCGGTGTAAGAACTGTGGAGGCATGTTGTGACGAAGCCATTGATGAATGGTTGGCCATGGCTGTGGAGGATGATTCTGTATTTGATGGCCTGGCTTATAATCAAGCACTTGGTGATCCTGATCTTGGTTTCTCTCCTTTGGTCTTTGTACAG AAATAG